From a region of the Coffea arabica cultivar ET-39 chromosome 3e, Coffea Arabica ET-39 HiFi, whole genome shotgun sequence genome:
- the LOC113737432 gene encoding uncharacterized protein, whose protein sequence is MYNNLKKQHPGLALKERIWVAARASYRDIFAGLMESLKEFDEGAYSWLVNHTYPKEWIRSHFRTSVKCDILLNNLCESFNSTILDARQKPILDMLETIKFYLMVRMEKKREWIKKYTGEICPKILKKLEKNKLAANDCIPSHSKDGKFEVRCMYGDRYTVHLISRCCSCRKWGLNGIPCAHAIAAICDIGEEPEKFVHDCYSKEAYMRAYEPMISPMNAEQMWKNSDMPPELSPENIKLPGRP, encoded by the coding sequence ATgtataataatttaaaaaaacaaCATCCAGGCCTAGCTCTCAAGGAAAGGATATGGGTTGCAGCACGAGCTTCCTATAGGGACATATTTGCTGGATTGAtggagtcactaaaagagtttGATGAAGGTGCTTACAGTTGGTTGGTAAACCATACTTATCCAAAGGAGTGGATAAGATCACATTTTAGAACAAGTGTAAAATGTGATATTTTGTTGAATAATCTGTGTGAAAGTTTTAACTCCACAATCCTTGATGCTAGGCAGAAACCAATTCTTGACATGTTGGAGACCATTAAATTTTACTTAATGGTTAGGATGGAAAAAAAGAGGGAATGGATAAAGAAATACACTGGGGAGATATGTCCTAAAATTCTGAAAAAGTTGGAGAAAAATAAGCTTGCTGCAAATGACTGCATTCCTAGCCATTCCAAGGACGGGAAATTTGAAGTTAGGTGCATGTATGGTGATAGGTATACTGTGCACCTTATTAGTAGATGTTGTAGTTGTAGAAAGTGGGGCCTTAATGGCATTCCTTGTGCACATGCCATTGCTGCAATTTGTGACATTGGAGAGGAACCCGAGAAGTTTGTACATGATTGCTACTCCAAAGAAGCTTATATGAGAGCATATGAACCCATGATAAGCCCAATGAATGCTGAGCAAATGTGGAAAAATTCTGACATGCCGCCCGAGCTATCTCCTGAGAACATAAAACTTCCTGGTAGACCATGA